From a single Tursiops truncatus isolate mTurTru1 chromosome 20, mTurTru1.mat.Y, whole genome shotgun sequence genomic region:
- the LOC101339245 gene encoding WAP four-disulfide core domain protein 2-like isoform X2 encodes MKTGTIFVLVAFIVRGLEVAYTARPTFGAICMNECSGDWDCEEGKECVEVGCARICAPQTNKGHCEIRCWKNWNCGARKWCTQKGCRKVCHGSSRGAEQRPGTCPQLAPGVIGACVEMCSGDESCPLGQKCCSHGCGHSCQRAVRAEEDFTMRLDDN; translated from the exons ATGAAGACAGGCACCATCTTTGTTCTGGTGGCTTTCATCGTCAGGGGGCTGGAGGTGGCCTATACTGCGAGACCTACTTTCGGAG CGATCTGTATGAATGAGTGTTCAGGAGACTGGgactgtgaagaaggaaaagaatgcgTGGAGGTTGGCTGTGCACGTATCTGCGCCCCACAGACTAATAAAG GCCACTGTGAGATccggtgctggaaaaactggaactgCGGAGCCAGGAAATGGTGCACGCAGAAGGGCTGTAGGAAAGTCTGCCACGGCTCCTCCAGAGGAG ctgAACAGAGACCTGGAACTTGTCCACAGCTGGCACCAGGAGTGATTGGAGCTTGTGTTGAAATGTGCTCAGGGGATGAATCCTGTCCCCTGGGACAAAAATGCTGCAGCCATGGTTGTGGACACTCTTGTCAACGCGCTGTTCGAGCC GAGGAGGACTTCACTATGCGTTTGGATGATAATTGA
- the LOC101339245 gene encoding uncharacterized protein isoform X1 → MKTGTIFVLVAFIVRGLEVAYTARPTFGAICMNECSGDWDCEEGKECVEVGCARICAPQTNKGHCEIRCWKNWNCGARKWCTQKGCRKVCHGSSRGDCVQECRGPWDCAVGSWCVNNGCSRVCIPLGNSAEQRPGTCPQLAPGVIGACVEMCSGDESCPLGQKCCSHGCGHSCQRAVRAEEDFTMRLDDN, encoded by the exons ATGAAGACAGGCACCATCTTTGTTCTGGTGGCTTTCATCGTCAGGGGGCTGGAGGTGGCCTATACTGCGAGACCTACTTTCGGAG CGATCTGTATGAATGAGTGTTCAGGAGACTGGgactgtgaagaaggaaaagaatgcgTGGAGGTTGGCTGTGCACGTATCTGCGCCCCACAGACTAATAAAG GCCACTGTGAGATccggtgctggaaaaactggaactgCGGAGCCAGGAAATGGTGCACGCAGAAGGGCTGTAGGAAAGTCTGCCACGGCTCCTCCAGAGGAG ATTGTGTGCAGGAATGCCGAGGACCCTGGGACTGCGCTGTAGGGAGCTGGTGTGTCAACAACGGATGTAGCCGTGTCTGCATACCCTTAGGAAACTCAG ctgAACAGAGACCTGGAACTTGTCCACAGCTGGCACCAGGAGTGATTGGAGCTTGTGTTGAAATGTGCTCAGGGGATGAATCCTGTCCCCTGGGACAAAAATGCTGCAGCCATGGTTGTGGACACTCTTGTCAACGCGCTGTTCGAGCC GAGGAGGACTTCACTATGCGTTTGGATGATAATTGA
- the LOC101330472 gene encoding C-C motif chemokine 4, with product MKLCLTVLSFLVLSAAFCSPALSAPMGSDPPTACCFTYTLRKLPRHFVIDYYETSSLCSQPAVVFQTKKGRQVCANPSDPWVQEYMDDLELN from the exons ATGAAGCTCTGCCTGACTGTCCTCTCCTTCCTCGTGCTCTCAGCTGCTTTCTGCTCTCCGGCTCTCTCAGCACCAA TGGGCTCAGACCCTCCCACTGCCTGCTGCTTCACTTACACCCTGCGGAAGCTTCCTCGCCACTTTGTGATCGATTATTACGAGACCAGCAGTCTCTGCTCCCAGCCAGCTGTCGT ATTCCAAACCAAAAAGGGCAGGCAGGTGTGCGCCAACCCCAGTGATCCCTGGGTCCAGGAGTACATGGATGACCTTGAACTGAACTGA
- the LOC101339245 gene encoding uncharacterized protein isoform X3, which produces MKTGTIFVLVAFIVRGLEVAYTARPTFGAICMNECSGDWDCEEGKECVEVGCARICAPQTNKDCVQECRGPWDCAVGSWCVNNGCSRVCIPLGNSAEQRPGTCPQLAPGVIGACVEMCSGDESCPLGQKCCSHGCGHSCQRAVRAEEDFTMRLDDN; this is translated from the exons ATGAAGACAGGCACCATCTTTGTTCTGGTGGCTTTCATCGTCAGGGGGCTGGAGGTGGCCTATACTGCGAGACCTACTTTCGGAG CGATCTGTATGAATGAGTGTTCAGGAGACTGGgactgtgaagaaggaaaagaatgcgTGGAGGTTGGCTGTGCACGTATCTGCGCCCCACAGACTAATAAAG ATTGTGTGCAGGAATGCCGAGGACCCTGGGACTGCGCTGTAGGGAGCTGGTGTGTCAACAACGGATGTAGCCGTGTCTGCATACCCTTAGGAAACTCAG ctgAACAGAGACCTGGAACTTGTCCACAGCTGGCACCAGGAGTGATTGGAGCTTGTGTTGAAATGTGCTCAGGGGATGAATCCTGTCCCCTGGGACAAAAATGCTGCAGCCATGGTTGTGGACACTCTTGTCAACGCGCTGTTCGAGCC GAGGAGGACTTCACTATGCGTTTGGATGATAATTGA